The following proteins are co-located in the Alcaligenes faecalis genome:
- a CDS encoding TetR/AcrR family transcriptional regulator, whose protein sequence is MPASTLGQRGPTEHHRREQIIEQANTHFRLYGYRKTSVASLAKSIGVSSAYLYRFFDSKQAIGQAICHSVLNGMHVQLQQIVEGDLPPIERLRHFIETACNLSLELFLREGRMQEVVIEALQNNWATVDQHREDLLTQITALVRAGRESGDFERRTPLDEVVHGILFALTACLHPVLLEIHPPEKTRQGLTVVTQLILRSLMP, encoded by the coding sequence ATGCCAGCCAGCACCTTGGGTCAACGTGGTCCAACCGAGCATCATCGCCGCGAGCAGATCATTGAGCAAGCCAATACGCACTTCCGGCTCTACGGGTATCGCAAAACCTCGGTTGCCAGCCTGGCCAAATCCATAGGCGTATCCAGCGCCTATCTCTATCGTTTTTTCGATTCCAAACAGGCCATCGGCCAAGCAATTTGCCATTCCGTGCTCAATGGCATGCACGTGCAATTGCAGCAAATTGTTGAGGGCGATTTGCCCCCTATTGAACGCCTGCGCCATTTCATTGAGACTGCCTGCAATCTAAGCCTGGAGCTATTCTTGCGGGAAGGCCGCATGCAAGAAGTGGTGATCGAGGCGCTGCAAAACAACTGGGCAACAGTGGACCAGCACAGAGAGGATTTGCTGACCCAGATTACCGCACTGGTACGTGCAGGTCGTGAAAGCGGCGACTTTGAGCGTCGCACCCCTCTGGACGAGGTGGTTCACGGCATCTTGTTTGCCTTGACCGCCTGCCTGCACCCCGTCTTGCTGGAAATACACCCACCGGAAAAAACACGTCAAGGCTTGACGGTGGTCACCCAGCTTATTTTGCGCAGCCTGATGCCCTGA
- a CDS encoding dicarboxylate/amino acid:cation symporter has translation MMDISTGDRPVPQIIKIKWYRILYVQVIIAITIGILLGHFYPSLGESMKPLGDAFIKLVKMIIAPVIFLTVATGIAAMTDLQKVGRVVGKAMIYFLTFSTLALIVGLVVSNIVQPGSGMHIDPSTLDPSSIQGYVQQAHDSTLTGFLMNIIPATLISPFTGGDILQVLFVAILFGIALAAVGDHGKPVLKLLQALMTPIFKLVSILMKAAPIGAFGAISFTIGKYGIESVSSLALLVITFYVTSVLFVLIILGAVARYNGFSITKLIRYIREELLLVLGTSSSEAALPTLMQKMERAGCAKSVVGLVVPTGYSFNLDGTNIYMTMAALFIAQACDISLTLQQQVLLLLVAMLSSKGAAGVTGAGFITLAATLSVVPAVPIAGMTLILGIDRFMSECRALTNLVGNAVATIVVARWEGELDADQLNSAMNGELPPLDTSVTLHQHSEVGIPAQEASEPRATATA, from the coding sequence ATGATGGATATAAGCACAGGAGACCGTCCGGTACCGCAAATCATCAAAATCAAGTGGTATCGGATTTTGTACGTGCAGGTCATCATCGCCATCACTATCGGGATTTTGCTGGGCCATTTCTACCCCTCGCTGGGCGAGAGCATGAAGCCTTTGGGCGATGCTTTCATCAAGCTGGTCAAAATGATTATTGCGCCCGTCATTTTCCTGACGGTAGCCACCGGCATTGCCGCCATGACAGACCTGCAAAAAGTGGGCCGTGTGGTGGGCAAGGCCATGATTTATTTTCTGACCTTCTCCACACTGGCCCTGATTGTCGGTTTGGTGGTCAGCAATATCGTGCAGCCCGGCAGTGGCATGCATATTGATCCGAGCACGCTGGACCCCAGCTCCATTCAGGGATACGTGCAACAAGCCCATGACAGCACGTTGACGGGCTTTTTAATGAACATCATCCCGGCCACCCTGATCAGCCCCTTTACCGGCGGCGACATCTTGCAAGTGTTGTTTGTGGCGATCCTGTTTGGCATTGCCTTGGCAGCGGTAGGTGATCACGGCAAACCCGTGCTGAAGCTGCTGCAAGCCTTGATGACACCTATTTTCAAACTGGTGTCCATCCTGATGAAAGCCGCTCCTATCGGGGCCTTTGGGGCCATCTCCTTCACCATTGGCAAGTACGGAATTGAATCCGTTTCCAGCCTGGCCCTACTGGTGATTACCTTCTACGTCACCTCCGTCCTCTTTGTGCTGATCATTCTGGGGGCGGTGGCCCGCTATAACGGCTTTTCCATCACCAAGCTGATTCGCTACATCCGTGAAGAGCTGCTCCTGGTATTGGGCACCAGTTCGTCCGAGGCAGCCTTGCCAACCCTGATGCAGAAGATGGAACGTGCCGGGTGTGCCAAGTCGGTCGTGGGACTGGTTGTCCCTACCGGCTACTCCTTCAATCTGGACGGCACCAATATCTACATGACCATGGCAGCCCTGTTCATCGCCCAGGCTTGTGATATTTCACTGACCTTGCAGCAGCAGGTTCTGCTCTTGCTGGTTGCCATGCTCAGCTCCAAAGGGGCAGCCGGTGTGACCGGCGCTGGCTTCATTACGCTGGCCGCTACGCTGTCGGTAGTGCCGGCGGTACCGATTGCCGGTATGACCCTGATCCTGGGTATTGACCGCTTCATGTCCGAATGCCGTGCCCTGACCAATCTGGTGGGCAATGCCGTTGCCACCATTGTGGTTGCCCGCTGGGAAGGCGAACTCGATGCCGATCAGCTCAACAGCGCCATGAATGGTGAGTTGCCGCCGCTGGATACCAGCGTCACCTTGCATCAACATAGTGAGGTGGGGATTCCCGCACAAGAGGCCAGCGAGCCACGCGCTACTGCTACAGCCTGA
- a CDS encoding ATP-binding protein: MNSNPVSSDMRRRFRLEWLLLLSLAVVLGLFAFWRSADLGTARLLAQSEQRLDSLMRGNAGWIRTIRDKFRTLSFALAQDEALRQYLMGNPAYGDAQALNRKFEQLAEDTGAPVLYLLDIHSQTLVSSNWQASDSFVGNHYGFRPYFTKALEQGHAEYFALGTSSGKAGLYISRMVQGQDGKPVGVVVIKLEFDLLEKEWEGYGDRMFVSDPNGVILLSGEPGWRLHSLDQAAPEHLAKLRASQQFGNEPLKPVGLSMSDSGERASFWKLGQERFLHVQQPVVGSDWTLHAMAPMDAALQTQAVQSRLMVMGLLCAALVLAALALQRNQQRREAQARQELLRDALEEAVESRTAQLQVARRRLEREMQALQEARSRARDLREQLEQAEKLSFLGQVTAGVAHEINQPVAAIEVYADNTLRLLDQGQTETARQNLTRIQTLTQRIGSITSQLCHYARKPQEQEGPVQVRSAVDSAWQLLEHRARAQGVDLELEGVNESVRVWALPVRLEQVLVNLLRNALDALEGSRQGRIRIEVMNEQEHVRIVVSDNGPGLSPDIRQRLFTPFSSSRRQGLGLGLVIAHDIVAALGGRLEEGPSRLGGATFHIVLRNADSKLDQGER, translated from the coding sequence ATGAACTCCAATCCAGTTTCTTCGGACATGCGGCGGCGTTTCAGGCTGGAGTGGTTGCTGTTATTGAGCCTGGCTGTGGTGCTGGGGCTGTTTGCCTTCTGGCGTTCAGCCGATTTGGGGACGGCCCGCCTGCTGGCACAAAGCGAACAGCGGCTGGATTCCTTGATGCGTGGGAATGCAGGCTGGATCAGGACAATTCGTGACAAGTTCCGCACCTTGTCCTTTGCTTTGGCGCAGGACGAGGCTCTGCGCCAGTATTTGATGGGTAATCCTGCTTATGGTGATGCCCAGGCGCTGAACCGCAAGTTTGAACAGCTAGCCGAAGATACGGGTGCCCCCGTTCTGTATTTGCTGGACATTCATTCGCAGACCTTGGTGTCCAGCAACTGGCAGGCGTCCGATAGCTTTGTGGGCAATCATTACGGCTTTCGACCTTACTTCACTAAAGCCCTGGAGCAGGGACACGCTGAATACTTTGCCTTGGGGACGTCCAGCGGCAAGGCAGGTTTGTATATCTCCCGCATGGTGCAGGGTCAGGACGGCAAGCCTGTGGGCGTGGTCGTGATCAAGCTGGAGTTTGATCTGCTGGAAAAAGAATGGGAAGGCTATGGAGATCGCATGTTTGTCAGCGATCCAAACGGGGTGATCTTGTTAAGCGGTGAACCGGGCTGGCGCCTGCATAGTCTGGATCAAGCAGCACCCGAGCATTTGGCCAAGCTTCGGGCCAGCCAGCAGTTTGGTAATGAGCCGTTGAAGCCGGTGGGTTTGAGTATGTCGGACTCTGGCGAACGGGCCTCTTTCTGGAAACTGGGGCAGGAGCGTTTCTTGCATGTGCAGCAGCCGGTCGTCGGCAGCGATTGGACTTTGCATGCGATGGCCCCTATGGATGCCGCCTTGCAGACGCAGGCGGTTCAATCTCGTTTGATGGTGATGGGGCTGCTATGCGCGGCGCTGGTTCTGGCGGCACTGGCGCTGCAACGCAATCAACAGCGACGCGAAGCTCAGGCACGCCAGGAGTTACTCCGTGATGCCCTGGAAGAAGCGGTCGAGTCCCGCACGGCCCAGCTCCAGGTGGCGCGTCGTCGTCTGGAGCGGGAGATGCAGGCTTTGCAAGAAGCCCGCTCGCGTGCGCGCGATCTGCGTGAACAATTGGAGCAGGCCGAGAAGCTGTCCTTTCTGGGGCAGGTGACGGCCGGTGTCGCGCACGAGATCAACCAACCCGTGGCGGCGATTGAGGTCTACGCCGACAACACCTTGCGTTTGCTGGATCAGGGCCAGACGGAAACAGCGCGTCAGAACCTGACCCGCATCCAGACGCTGACCCAGCGCATTGGCAGTATCACCTCCCAGTTGTGTCATTACGCCCGCAAGCCGCAAGAGCAGGAAGGCCCGGTACAGGTACGTTCGGCCGTGGACAGTGCCTGGCAACTGCTGGAGCATCGGGCACGGGCTCAAGGGGTGGATCTGGAGTTGGAAGGGGTGAACGAATCTGTGCGTGTCTGGGCGTTGCCGGTACGTCTGGAACAGGTTCTGGTGAATTTACTGCGTAATGCGCTTGATGCTCTGGAAGGGAGCCGTCAGGGGCGTATTCGTATTGAAGTCATGAATGAGCAGGAGCATGTGCGTATTGTGGTTTCCGACAACGGCCCCGGCCTGAGTCCGGACATCCGCCAACGCCTGTTTACGCCCTTTAGTTCCAGCCGTCGGCAAGGCCTGGGCTTGGGGCTGGTGATCGCGCACGATATTGTTGCGGCTCTGGGTGGCCGTTTGGAAGAGGGGCCTTCGCGCCTGGGGGGAGCCACATTTCATATCGTGCTGCGCAATGCCGATAGCAAGCTGGACCAGGGAGAGAGATAA